A portion of the Natronococcus sp. AD-5 genome contains these proteins:
- a CDS encoding ParA family protein, which yields MADSTNRAATFLDKGGTGKTTSAAHLGVALADEGEDVLLVDLAGKQGDLAKHFGVWDDVQQQIDNDDDWPNISTVFAEEWNQIASKLGDAAVESLIIETEEGIDLIPAHPGLDSLDADLGNIDDARERYSRLEQFLDEYIDGRYDTVLIDLPGLTNNVSYNGLWATRNVIAPVEMGPFESEQAAALERDLEKIADRFNVDVELAMVLPNKVDTRTNLASEYLNGFGEEYTDAIAPAHIPVSQDIRNAADEGQTVFALEEPSTTAERARDAFLHNATELQRRLGDVQ from the coding sequence ATGGCAGACAGCACCAATCGAGCCGCGACCTTCCTCGATAAGGGAGGCACCGGCAAGACGACCTCGGCAGCGCATCTCGGCGTCGCACTCGCCGACGAAGGAGAGGATGTCCTCCTCGTCGATCTCGCTGGGAAGCAGGGCGACCTGGCGAAGCACTTCGGCGTCTGGGACGACGTCCAGCAACAGATCGACAACGACGATGACTGGCCAAACATTTCGACGGTGTTCGCCGAAGAATGGAATCAGATCGCGTCGAAGCTCGGCGACGCGGCTGTCGAGAGCCTGATCATCGAGACCGAGGAAGGGATCGACCTGATCCCTGCTCACCCTGGCCTCGACTCCCTCGATGCGGATCTCGGAAATATCGATGACGCACGCGAGCGCTACTCGCGACTCGAGCAGTTCCTCGACGAGTACATCGACGGCCGGTACGATACCGTGCTCATCGATCTGCCCGGGCTCACGAACAACGTCTCCTACAACGGATTGTGGGCGACGCGAAACGTGATCGCACCCGTCGAGATGGGACCGTTCGAAAGTGAGCAAGCGGCAGCCTTAGAGCGTGACCTCGAGAAGATCGCCGACCGGTTCAACGTCGACGTCGAGCTTGCGATGGTGCTCCCGAACAAGGTCGACACGCGGACCAACCTCGCGAGCGAGTACCTGAATGGATTCGGCGAGGAGTACACCGACGCGATCGCGCCGGCGCACATCCCCGTGAGTCAAGACATCCGCAACGCCGCCGACGAAGGACAGACCGTATTTGCACTCGAAGAACCGTCGACGACTGCTGAACGCGCACGTGACGCGTTTCTCCACAATGCCACCGAACTCCAGCGACGACTGGGTGACGTTCAATGA
- a CDS encoding orc1/cdc6 family replication initiation protein, giving the protein MSNRNLNDFSEDDLFATGDIFNRRELLRVGHVPERDRIVGRDTELQNVGQALGPAIDGGPPSNIVIYGKTGTGKSLVARHVTQRARQRAIANDVKFSSVYVDCSDADTETRVAREITTQLADETESAPNIPNQGIGASEYYRYLWDLLETRDICVVLLDEIDILRDEDVLMQLSRAEETGKTGCYLWVISISNKIEFRDRLSERIDSSLQDEDIIFQPYDADQLRSILENRRDAFKQGVLKDGVIPKVAALAAREHGDARKAINILQKAGELAERQNDNHVTEAHVERGQQKAEIQRFQELVSGSTPHVKYLLRALAKLTENREGDAFATHEIYQVYQSIAVAEGSDPLSQDRVYRLLKEQSFLGVTESRHTGGGHSEGSYLEHRLMRGTDIVLEALSD; this is encoded by the coding sequence ATGTCGAATCGCAATCTCAACGACTTCTCTGAAGACGACCTCTTTGCAACTGGTGATATCTTCAATCGACGCGAACTCTTACGTGTTGGTCACGTCCCTGAACGCGATCGTATCGTGGGTCGAGACACGGAACTGCAGAACGTCGGGCAGGCCCTCGGTCCCGCGATCGATGGCGGCCCACCCTCAAACATCGTTATCTACGGCAAAACGGGGACTGGCAAATCACTCGTCGCACGTCACGTCACACAGCGGGCACGGCAGCGGGCGATCGCGAACGACGTCAAGTTCAGTTCTGTCTATGTCGATTGTTCGGACGCCGATACGGAAACTCGCGTCGCTCGTGAAATCACGACTCAACTGGCCGATGAAACCGAGTCGGCACCGAACATTCCAAACCAAGGGATTGGCGCAAGTGAATACTACCGTTATCTCTGGGATCTTCTCGAGACCCGTGATATCTGTGTTGTGCTCCTCGACGAGATCGATATTCTCCGTGACGAGGACGTCCTTATGCAGCTCTCGCGAGCAGAAGAAACCGGGAAGACAGGCTGCTATCTCTGGGTCATCTCTATCAGTAACAAAATCGAATTTCGAGATCGGCTCAGCGAACGCATTGACTCCAGCCTCCAGGACGAGGACATTATCTTTCAACCGTACGACGCCGATCAACTCCGGTCCATCCTCGAGAATCGTCGAGACGCGTTCAAACAAGGCGTTCTCAAAGACGGCGTGATTCCGAAAGTCGCTGCACTCGCGGCTCGTGAACATGGGGATGCACGGAAAGCGATCAACATCCTTCAGAAAGCAGGTGAGCTGGCTGAGCGCCAAAATGACAACCACGTCACTGAAGCCCACGTCGAGCGTGGCCAACAAAAGGCGGAGATCCAGCGGTTTCAGGAACTCGTCTCGGGATCCACACCGCACGTCAAATACCTCCTTCGTGCGCTGGCGAAGCTCACTGAGAACCGCGAAGGAGATGCGTTCGCGACGCACGAAATCTACCAGGTGTATCAGAGTATTGCAGTGGCTGAAGGCAGTGACCCGCTGAGCCAGGATCGCGTGTATCGACTGCTGAAAGAGCAATCGTTTCTCGGGGTCACTGAATCTCGACACACGGGCGGCGGACACAGCGAGGGGAGTTATCTCGAACACCGGCTCATGCGCGGGACAGACATCGTGTTAGAAGCCCTTTCAGACTAG
- a CDS encoding YdcF family protein → MIVAILGHRLTSPTIHPELQQRVETGIDALRATDASYLFCSGGQGNEAIARTESEVMQEYALSQDVDEERILTEDESVDTIGNAYYTRRLLADHGIDPETIVLVTSDYHMERALYVFEQCFGDAVTLDPKMCETSITDVLSYDERRLERTRDFFEPVAPGDLEMIEQRLVDEHDCYTREQIPPRP, encoded by the coding sequence ATGATCGTTGCCATACTTGGCCACCGGCTCACCTCACCGACGATTCATCCGGAGTTACAACAGCGGGTCGAGACCGGGATCGACGCGCTGCGCGCTACCGATGCGTCGTACTTGTTCTGCAGTGGAGGGCAGGGGAACGAGGCAATCGCGCGTACAGAGAGTGAGGTCATGCAGGAGTACGCCCTTTCCCAGGACGTCGACGAGGAGCGCATTCTCACAGAGGATGAGTCAGTCGACACGATCGGGAACGCATACTACACTCGACGACTTCTCGCCGACCATGGAATCGACCCCGAAACAATCGTGCTCGTCACTTCCGATTACCACATGGAACGAGCGCTCTACGTCTTCGAGCAGTGTTTCGGTGACGCTGTCACTCTCGACCCCAAGATGTGTGAGACATCAATCACCGATGTACTGAGTTACGACGAACGGCGACTCGAGCGAACGCGCGACTTTTTCGAGCCAGTCGCGCCCGGTGATCTCGAGATGATTGAACAACGGTTAGTCGACGAACACGATTGCTATACCCGGGAGCAGATTCCACCACGTCCATAG